A single window of Leishmania major strain Friedlin complete genome, chromosome 10 DNA harbors:
- a CDS encoding putative ribosomal protein l35a, translated as MTTSKVHSQRSKKLHQLSAKTSRVNRNRKAPRLYMKGTLAGYTRGLHGQTKQTALVRVENVNTREDATWYVGKRVCYVYHGKKVKRCVRWSKAPARRSTTRALWGRVTRPHGNAGMMRVKFNGASVPASAIGRRIRVYLYPSQI; from the coding sequence ATGACTACCTCGAAGGTCCATTCGCAGCGCAGCAAGAAGCTGCACCAGCTGTCTGCCAAGACGAGCAGGGTGAACCGCAACCGCAAGGCACCTCGTCTTTACATGAAGGGCACGCTCGCCGGCTACACGCGTGGCCTGCATGGTCAGACCAAGCAAACTGCACTGGTCCGCGTTGAGAATGTCAACACCCGCGAGGACGCCACGTGGTACGTGGGCAAGCGCGTCTGCTACGTCTACCACGGCAAGAAGGTGAagcggtgtgtgcgctggAGCAAGGCGcccgcgcgccgcagcaccacccgTGCCTTGTGGGGTCGCGTGACACGTCCGCACGGTAACGCCGGTATGATGCGCGTGAAGTTCAATGGCGCGTCTGTGCCGGCGTCCGCCATTGGCCGCCGCATCCGTGTGTACCTGTACCCGAGCCAGATCTGA
- a CDS encoding thymidylate kinase-like protein, with protein sequence MRAVVFSDVASAELREHIRAIASTSYAEVVYVDVSESAEADLATAWHTRYGGASHSPPAARDELDDLKNTFVCYLTEQKTIEDSDVVYAVFVAEVHTLVLTPSVTLTPLMHATADGSVSARKAAIESFFSVAPSSSSAEVIVVEGGDGAGKETQTGLLVRRVHAAGDEVHALDFPNEKGLYGGLVRAVLSGKKGPISELNPQLFSFLYSLNRFGCARQLHFWLRRGSSVVLDRYYTANFGHQASKLPPEEREAFISDLEFMEVEWLGLPRATYVLYLDLPPAVALEAMRQDATRKQLDIHETAGSDYKERVRQTYRWCCEHLPGWHHIECFSDDGRRLTREEVHASITSHLRDAGSRAIGAPS encoded by the coding sequence ATGCGTGCGGTCGTCTTCAGCGATGTCGCCTCTGCAGAGCTGAGAGAGCATATCAGAGCCATCGCCTCCACGTCGTATGCCGAAGTAGTGTATGTCGATGTCTCTGAAAGCGCTGAGGCGGACCTGGCAACGGCGTGGCATACGCGCTACGGTGGGGCGTCGCATTCTCCACCAGCTGCTCGTGACGAGCTGGATGATTTGAAGAACACCTTCGTGTGCTATCTGACGGAGCAGAAGACCATTGAGGACTCTGATGTAGTGTACGCTGTTTTCGTAGCGGAGGTGCATACTCTTGTCCTAACTCCATCCGTGACGTTGACACCGCTGATGCACGCGACAGCAGACGGTAGCGTGTCTGCCAGAAAAGCGGCCATCGAATCGTTCTTTTCAGTGGCGCCGTCATCATCCTCTGCGGAGGTGATCGTCGTCgagggcggcgatggcgccggcaAGGAGACACAGACAGGGCTCCTGGTGCGGCGAGTCCACGCAGCTGGCGACGAGGTTCACGCGCTGGATTTCCCCAACGAGAAGGGTCTGTACGGGGGGCTTGTGCGGGCGGTGCTTTCAGGCAAGAAAGGGCCCATCAGCGAACTTAACCCGCAGCTCTTCAGCTTCCTTTACTCCCTTAACCGGTTCGGCTGTGCTCGCCAGCTGCACTTTTGGCTGCGACGAGGCAGCTCTGTGGTGCTGGATCGGTACTATACGGCGAATTTCGGGCATCAGGCCTCCAAGCTACCCCCGGAAGAGCGTGAAGCATTTATAAGCGACCTGGAGTTCATGGAGGTGGAGTGGCTCGGTCTGCCCAGGGCAACGTATGTCTTGTACTTGGATCTACCGCCCGCCGTGGCCCTTGAGGCAATGAGGCAGGATGCGACCCGGAAGCAGCTTGATATTCACGAGACTGCCGGCAGTGACTACAAGGAAAGGGTTCGCCAAACATACAGGTGGTGCTGCGAACACCTGCCAGGCTGGCATCATATTGAGTGCTTCAGCGATGACGGGCGACGTCTCACACGAGAGGAGGTGCATGCTTCCATCACGAGTCATTTGCGGGACGCTGGCTCACGTGCGATCGGCGCACCATCGTAA
- a CDS encoding dehydrogenase-like protein: MIHVGNCYIPWAVFTLAELRTISCQIVLLAIWGAVLGPLCRRGVTGVALLACYTVAMFFYQRRLASGLPVRFLSLRAWRSSPENFRKTSAFLKALKAKTPAAGVSAEGFGARPVVVITGGERGIGKEVVHQLLREGVDVILCCPFEAEALRTIARLKARVSNSRVHFVKLDLNDEESVRECAAEVLGMTPRIDVLINNSGLVSPLSHKLNKRGYEVVLSINFLGHVLFTELLLERVKASGPSRIVNVASLMHLDACVEGPCKTALDVMAANCDPTSPHHTRNYSLSKLLLVCYTRDLARHLRGTDTAVATLHPGVVITDIYAFAVIFMRVFFRTVFKFPGEGAEVVLYCALADNIRSGSFYADCAEYNSLLSPLAVDDAHNERLRRVLLRYFALDGSKPTGKSLADVVQSTP; this comes from the coding sequence ATGATACACGTGGGCAACTGCTATATTCCGTGGGCAGTATTCACgctcgcggagctgcgcactATCTCTTGCCAAATTGTCTTACTCGCCATCTGGGGTGCTGTGCTGGGCCCActttgccgccgcggcgttaCCGGGGTCGCCTTGTTGGCTTGCTACACGGTCGCCATGTTCTTCTACcagcggcgcctcgcctCCGGCCTCCCGGTGCGCTTTCtgtctctgcgtgcgtggcggTCGTCGCCCGAAAACTTCAGAAAGACGTCGGCGTTTCTGAAGGCGCTGAAGGCAAAGAcacccgctgccggtgttTCAGCGGAGGGATTTGGTGCACGCCCGGTTGTGGTGATCACTGGTGGAGAACGTGGAATCGGCAAAGAGGTCGTGCACCAGCTTCTGCGCGAGGGCGTGGACGTTATCCTTTGCTGCCCATTCGaagcggaggcgctgcgcaccatcgCGAGGTTGAAAGCTCGCGTCTCGAATTCGCGGGTGCATTTTGTGAAGCTGGATCTCAACGACGAGGAAAGTGTGCGCGAGTGTgccgcggaggtgctgggTATGACGCCGCGGATCGACGTGCTCATCAACAACTCCGGATTGGTCAGCCCGCTCTCGCACAAGCTGAACAAGCGCGGCTACGAAGTGGTACTGTCGATCAACTTCCTCGGCCACGTTCTCTTCACGGAGCTCCTGCTGGAGCGGGTGAAGGCAAGTGGCCCCTCCCGCATTGTCAATGTGGCATCGCTCATGCATCtcgatgcgtgtgtggaaGGTCCATGCAAGACCGCACTCGACGTCATGGCCGCCAACTGCGACCCCACATCACCCCATCACACGCGCAACTACAGCCTTTCCAAGTTGCTCCTCGTGTGCTACACCCGCGATTTGGCGAGGCATCTCCGCGGAACGGACactgcggtggcgacgctgcaCCCGGGTGTGGTGATCACGGACATCTACGCGTTTGCGGTCATCTTTATGAGGGTCTTCTTCCGGACAGTGTTCAAGTTTCCTGGTGAGGGCGCCGAGGTGGTCCTCTACTGCGCCTTGGCGGACAATATTCGCAGTGGATCGTTCTACGCGGACTGCGCGGAGTACAACagcctcctctctccgctCGCTGTCGATGACGCGCACAACGAGCGCCTCCgacgcgtgctgctgcgctactTTGCACTGGACGGCTCCAAGCCGACTGGCAAGTCGCTGGCTGATGTCGTGCAGTCGACGCCGTGA